From the Cryptomeria japonica chromosome 2, Sugi_1.0, whole genome shotgun sequence genome, one window contains:
- the LOC131051762 gene encoding heavy metal-associated isoprenylated plant protein 39-like, protein MVLQLTIETEKRKRKALQVVAKVEGVDSVAVDMEEKKMTVIGKVDPVDVTSKLRKSGFCFAELVSVEKNEEEKNKGEKNEEENKDVEISELRNVLYVQRPYYDCAYVERPYYYVDDNPGTCTIC, encoded by the exons ATGGTGTTACAATTGACAATTGAGAccgagaaaagaaagaggaaggccCTCCAGGTGGTTGCAAAGGTAGAAG GAGTGGATTCTGTGGCTGTGGACATGGAGGAAAAAAAGATGACAGTAATTGGGAAAGTAGACCCTGTGGATGTTACATCAAAACTCAGGAAATCTGGTTTTTGCTTTGCAGAGTTGGTGAGCGTGGAGAAAAATGAGGAGGAGAAAAATAAGGGAGAGAAAAATGAGGAGGAGAATAAGGATGTGGAGATATCAGAGCTCCGAAACGTTTTGTATGTCCAAAGGCCTTATTATGATTGCGCTTATGTCGAGAGGCCTTATTATTACGTCGATGATAATCCCGGCACTTGCACCATATGCTGA